Proteins encoded by one window of Salarias fasciatus chromosome 1, fSalaFa1.1, whole genome shotgun sequence:
- the lipca gene encoding hepatic triacylglycerol lipase, producing MSVVKIVCCLLLMCHLSEGKRSKGNRAADSALRVKEPYVSSSDFSLFLGDDDTCTLDPLQLHTLTSCGFNSSNPLIIITHGWSVDGIMENWVNMLAQVLKTHLGDINVIITDWMSLACQHYPKAAQSTRTIGKDIAHLLQVLQQEYQYPLRKAHLIGYSLGAHISGFAGSYLEGPEKIGRITGLDPAGPFFEGMSPTDRLSPDDAEFVDAIHTFTRERMGLSVGIKQDVAHYDFYPNGGHFQPGCELTHILKQIAHHGVLDLQQTVKCAHERAVRLFMDSILNKDKQSKGYRCSNSEAFDKGLCLDCRKNRCNTLGYYIKKVRTGTPKRLFLKTGGQMPYKLYHYQFRIQFINQMADIEPSLTIFLTGTKDESGELTFTFPESIAGNTSFSFLVALERDLGELMMLRMRWERSDMLKTTWSDMLNIILWGVQEEKPWLSVGRISVKSGETQERTFFCAMANDGQHIEKSQDKDFVRCQEQTPKLHRRKHN from the exons ATGTCTGTGGTCAAAATCGTGTGCTGTCTCCTCTTAATGTGTCACCTCAGTGAGGGGAAGAGAAGCAAAGGAAACAGAGCAG CGGACTCAGCGCTGAGGGTGAAGGAGCCGTATGTCAGCAGTTCAGACTTCAGCCTGTTTTTGGGAGACGATGACACCTGCACGCTGGAccctctgcagctgcacacGCTCACCTCCTGTGGCTTCAACAGCAGTAATcccctcatcatcatcactcaCGGGTGGTCG GTGGATGGCATCATGGAGAACTGGGTGAACATGCTGGCCCAAGTCCTGAAGACACATCTTGGGGACATAAACGTGATTATCACCGACTGGATGTCTCTGGCTTGTCAGCACTACCCCAAAGCAGCGCAGAGCACCCGCACCATTGGAAAAGACATTGCTCATTTGCTGCAGGTTCttcag CAAGAGTATCAGTACCCACTCAGAAAAGCTCATCTGATTGGCTATAGTCTTGGCGCTCACATCTCTGGCTTTGCTGGAAGCTACTTGGAAGGTCCGGAGAAAATTGGAAGAATTACTG gtCTGGATCCGGCCGGGCCGTTCTTCGAAGGCATGTCGCCCACAGACAGACTCTCTCCGGACGACGCCGAGTTTGTGGACGCCATCCACACCTTCACCCGCGAACGGATGGGCCTCAGCGTGGGCATCAAGCAAGACGTGGCTCATTATGACTTCTACCCCAATGGAGGACATTTCCAGCCGGGATGTGAACTGACGCATATTTTGAAGCAAATCGCGCATCACGGCGTCCTCG ATTTAcaacaaacagtgaaatgtgcccATGAGCGGGCCGTCCGTCTGTTCATGGACTCTATTCTGAATAAAGACAAGCAGAGTAAGGGCTACCGGTGCAGCAACAGCGAGGCCTTTGACAAGGGCCTCTGCCTGGACTGCCGCAAGAATCGCTGCAACACGCTGGGCTACTACATCAAGAAGGTCCGCACCGGCACCCCCAAGAGACTCTTCTTGAAAACAGGAGGGCAGATGCCGTACAAAC tttaccATTACCAATTCAGGATCCAGTTCATCAATCAGATGGCCGATATCGAGCCGTCTCTCACCATCTTCCTCACTGGAACAAAGGACGAGAGTGGAGAACTCACCTTTACGTT CCCTGAAAGCATCGCCGGTAACACAAGCTTCAGCTTCCTGGTCGCCCTGGAGAGAGACTTGGGGGAGCTGATGATGCTCAGGATGCGGTGGGAGAGGTCGGACATGTTGAAGACGACATGGAGCGATATGCTGAACATCATCCTCTGGGGGGTCCAGGAGGAGAAACCCTGGCTCAGCGTGGGCAGAATCAGCGTCAAATCTGGGGAGACACAGGAGAG gacGTTTTTCTGTGCCATGGCAAATGATGGACAGCACATTGAAAAGTCTCAAGACAAAGATTTTGTGCGCTGTCAAGAGCAAACACCAAAGCTGCACAGAAGGAAGCACAACTAA